Proteins encoded within one genomic window of Glycine soja cultivar W05 chromosome 1, ASM419377v2, whole genome shotgun sequence:
- the LOC114408551 gene encoding uncharacterized protein LOC114408551 yields MHRQSLGSPSPKVPKLITDEDDDAPKPHRLSLSLSSPPPPPPHKFVHLIPLLTLLCFFVLYLFSHSPSPSDLNHFTGFNRSPSHRLDLAEKIGGDIGQYMDVKRSDVLAIRSLQQLPKPRPHRKLADF; encoded by the exons ATGCATAGACAATCCTTGGGTTCTCCTTCTCCCAAAGTCCCCAAGCTCATCACCGACGAAGACGACGATGCTCCCAAACCTCACCGTCTCAGTCTCAGCCTCTCCTCGCCGCCGCCTCCGCCGCCGCACAAGTTCGTCCACCTCATTCCTCTCCTCACTCTCCTCTGCTTCTTCGTCCTCTACCTCTTCTCCCACTCTCCCTCTCCATCAG ACTTGAATCATTTCACCGGATTCAACCGCTCGCCCTCGCACCGTCTAG atttggCGGAGAAGATCGGCGGCGACATTGGACAATACATGGATGTAAAAAGAAGCGATGTTTTGGCGATCCGAAGTTTGCAACAGCTTCCGAAACCTCGCCCTCACCGGAAACTCGCCGATTTTTAA
- the LOC114408564 gene encoding binding partner of ACD11 1-like, whose amino-acid sequence MTIKTVKVSNVSLGATEQDIKEFFSFSGDIEYVELRSHDERSQIAYITFKDSQGAETALLLSGATIVDMPVTITQDPDYQLPPAALASSVRETQTPGGADSALRKAEDVVSGMLAKGFILGKDAVNKAKTFDEKHQLSSTASAKVASFDQKIGLSEKISAGATVVSDRVREVDQKFQVSEKTKSAFAAAEQTVSNAGSALMKNRYVLTGASWVTGAFSKVSKAAGEVGQKTKEKVEGAEEHQKRKVEDQYAQVLSESPKAAEASEQKSSKPAPAQGLIL is encoded by the exons ATGACG atAAAAACTGTTAAAGTCAGTAACGTTTCCTTGGGAGCAACTGAGCAAGACATTAAGgagttcttttcattttctggtGATATTGAATATGTTGAACTACGGAG CCATGATGAACGATCTCAAATTGCTTATATTACCTTCAAGGATTCACAGGGAGCTGAGACTGCACTACTGCTTTCA GGGGCAACAATAGTCGATATGCCAGTTACAATAACTCAGGATCCAGATTACCAGCTTCCACCTGCTGCGTTAGCGTCATCT GTAAGAGAAACTCAAACTCCTGGTGGTGCTGACTCTGCTTTACGGAAGGCAGAGGATGTGGTCTCCGGCATGCTAGCCAAGGGCTTTATCTTAGGAAAAGATGCTGTCAACAAAGCAAAGACCTTTGATGAGAAGCACCAGTTATCGTCCACAGCCTCAGCAAAAGTTGCATCTTTCGATCAgaaaattgggcttagcgagaaaATAAGTGCTGGTGCTACAGTAGTGAGTGATAGAGTTCGAGAAGTGGACCAAAAGTTCCAGGTTTCAGAGAAGACCAAATCAGCATTTGCAGCTGCAGAACAGACAGTGAGTAATGCTGGCTCTGCCCTAATGAAGAATCGCTATGTGCTTACTGGGGCATCCTGGGTAACTGGCGCGTTTAGTAAGGTTTCTAAGGCGGCTGGGGAAGTAGGACAGAAGACAAAAGAGAAAGTAGAGGGTGCAGAAGAACATCAGAAACGAAAAGTGGAAGATCAATATGCACAAGTCCTTTCTGAGTCCCCAAAAGCAGCAGAAGCAAGTGAGCAGAAATCTTCCAAGCCTGCTCCTGCTCAGGGTTTGATCCTTTGA
- the LOC114408544 gene encoding uncharacterized protein LOC114408544 yields the protein MVLWEITLGTAYFLGLKRTYRLALRIQRRIVSPKYPKLLQFLHRRTRAVFDVAIRVHRNIQVRDIEVGRNFGNFILRWLDRMKPSAQIRGPPPSNGITSRESVGKRLSAGRSSNQKGSGTSRRDSDRHLFTSSRIMHFPTVARMMRPPNPAGITIHGRHFSTSTPQTVGSIYRVNWSEGVIRKDIMQWLRHN from the exons ATGGTGTTGTGGGAGATAACGCTCGGAACTGCGTATTTCTTGGGTCTGAAGCGAACTTACAGGCTCGCTCTCAGGATTCAACGTAGGATCGTAAGCCCTAAGTACCCTAAGCTCCTCCAATTTCTTCACAG ACGGACCCGTGCTGTGTTTGATGTAGCTATCAGAGTGCATCGTAACATTCAAGTTAGGGACATAGAAGTGGGACGGAATTTCGGGAACTTTATATTGCGATGGCTGGATCGAATGAAGCCATCGGCTCAGATTCGCGGTCCCCCACCTTCTAATGGTATTACATCAAGAGAAAGTGTTGGAAAACGTTTATCAGCAGGTAGAAGTTCCAATCAGAAGGGTTCTGGAACGTCAAGGAGGGACTCTGATAGGCATTTGTTTACCTCATCAAGGATAATGCATTTTCCTACAGTAGCGAGGATGATGCGACCGCCGAATCCTGCTGGGATTACCATCCATGGCAGGCACTTCAGTACCTCTACGCCTCAAACTGTTGGATCAATTTACAGGGTAAATTGGTCAGAGGGTGTTATTAGGAAGGATATTATGCAGTGGTTGAGGCATAACTAA